Proteins co-encoded in one Bacteroidota bacterium genomic window:
- a CDS encoding Gfo/Idh/MocA family oxidoreductase, protein MTKERTVKFGIVGCGMISELQADALTKVPGAEITAFCDRTLAAAERRVSQFGGTAYSDLDEFLKNPEIDAVSVCTASGVHMEAAIAAAKAKKHLIIEKPLEITTDRVDRIIAACREHGVKLGAIFPRRFSESSLALKNAIGAGRFGTIVLADVYIKWYRTQEYYASSGWRGTYRYDGGGALMNQGIHGIDLLQWLMGGVEKVTAFSATRAHTGIEVEDVAVASLVFKSGALGVVEGTTGSWPGTTLRIEISGTDGFVVMEDESFPSWQFRHDLPDDEDIRHRFAKRSDAADGGASSPRAIKSEGHRRQFVDFVSAIRENRPPSIDGAEGRAAVAIISAIYRSAKEQQAVLVE, encoded by the coding sequence GTGACAAAGGAACGAACAGTCAAATTCGGAATCGTCGGCTGTGGAATGATCAGTGAATTGCAGGCCGATGCCCTGACAAAAGTGCCCGGAGCGGAGATCACTGCCTTCTGCGACCGCACGCTCGCCGCGGCGGAAAGGCGGGTTTCTCAGTTTGGGGGGACAGCATACTCGGATCTCGACGAATTCCTGAAGAATCCCGAAATCGATGCAGTTTCAGTCTGCACCGCTTCCGGGGTTCATATGGAAGCGGCGATTGCCGCCGCCAAGGCGAAGAAACATCTCATCATCGAGAAACCCCTCGAGATCACCACAGACCGGGTCGACCGGATCATTGCCGCCTGCCGGGAGCATGGAGTCAAACTCGGCGCGATTTTCCCCCGAAGATTTTCGGAATCAAGCCTGGCGCTGAAGAACGCGATCGGCGCAGGGCGCTTCGGAACCATCGTCCTGGCAGACGTTTACATCAAATGGTATCGCACGCAGGAATATTATGCGTCGAGCGGGTGGCGAGGTACGTACCGTTACGATGGCGGGGGCGCTTTGATGAATCAGGGAATTCACGGCATCGACCTTCTTCAATGGCTTATGGGGGGAGTAGAGAAAGTGACGGCGTTTTCGGCTACAAGGGCTCACACCGGTATTGAAGTTGAAGATGTGGCTGTCGCCTCGCTTGTTTTTAAATCGGGCGCCTTGGGTGTTGTTGAAGGCACCACCGGATCCTGGCCGGGAACAACGCTGCGCATCGAAATCTCCGGCACCGACGGATTTGTGGTGATGGAAGACGAAAGCTTTCCGTCGTGGCAATTCCGCCATGATTTGCCCGATGACGAAGACATTCGTCATCGTTTTGCAAAACGTAGCGATGCGGCAGACGGCGGCGCTTCATCCCCGCGTGCGATCAAGAGCGAAGGACACCGACGCCAGTTTGTGGATTTTGTTTCCGCCATCCGCGAGAACCGTCCGCCGAGTATCGACGGCGCCGAAGGCCGGGCCGCAGTCGCGATCATATCAGCGATCTATCGATCTGCAAAAGAACAACAGGCCGTTCTTGTTGAGTAG
- the amrS gene encoding AmmeMemoRadiSam system radical SAM enzyme yields MNRSLHMMTKREFLKCGLLAAGGCALGFERLNGYVGALGSGIASSIPVEGPWKWSKEAMFYEKTPGGLLCHKCPHGCVLADGDAGKCRNRVNYSGTMYSIAYGNPCAVHIDPIEKKPFFHFLPSTHAYSIAAAGCNLRCLNCQNWQISQFSPKETDNVDLMPSAVVDECIRNGCESIAYTYAEPNTFYEYGYDTALLARQKGIRNVWKSSGYINEEPLRLLCKRIDAANIDLKGFDEDVYWRLNQATLKPVLKALKVLKEEKVWLEITNLVVPQWTDDLPTIRKMSSWLVANGFADTPLHFSRFTPLYKLTQLPTTPVSVLEQARNDALAAGMHYVYIGNVPGHAAENTYCHNCGKIIVERRGFVIHSNDIVNGKCKFCGEGIPGVWGRASG; encoded by the coding sequence ATGAATCGATCGTTGCATATGATGACCAAACGGGAATTTCTCAAATGCGGGCTCCTCGCCGCCGGAGGATGTGCGCTGGGGTTTGAGAGATTGAACGGTTACGTCGGCGCGCTGGGTTCCGGGATCGCATCGTCGATTCCGGTTGAGGGCCCATGGAAGTGGAGCAAGGAGGCGATGTTTTATGAAAAGACTCCTGGGGGGCTTCTCTGTCACAAGTGCCCGCATGGATGTGTACTGGCGGATGGAGACGCCGGTAAATGCAGGAACCGGGTCAACTATTCCGGCACGATGTATTCCATCGCCTACGGGAACCCATGCGCTGTTCACATCGACCCGATCGAAAAGAAACCTTTCTTTCACTTCCTACCTTCAACGCACGCATACTCCATTGCCGCGGCCGGCTGCAATCTCCGCTGCCTGAACTGCCAGAACTGGCAGATATCACAATTCAGTCCGAAAGAGACGGACAACGTGGACCTGATGCCCTCCGCGGTCGTTGACGAGTGCATCAGGAACGGATGCGAATCGATCGCTTATACATACGCAGAGCCGAACACCTTCTATGAGTACGGGTACGACACAGCGCTTCTCGCCCGGCAGAAGGGTATCAGGAACGTCTGGAAGTCGAGCGGGTATATCAACGAGGAGCCGCTCCGCCTGCTCTGCAAGCGGATCGACGCAGCGAACATCGACCTGAAAGGATTCGACGAGGACGTTTACTGGCGGCTGAACCAGGCTACTCTGAAACCGGTGCTGAAGGCGCTCAAAGTGTTGAAGGAGGAGAAAGTATGGCTGGAGATCACGAACCTCGTTGTTCCGCAATGGACCGACGACCTTCCCACGATACGAAAGATGAGCAGCTGGCTTGTCGCCAACGGTTTCGCTGATACTCCGCTCCATTTCAGCCGCTTCACGCCGCTTTACAAACTCACCCAGCTCCCCACCACGCCGGTCTCAGTGCTCGAGCAGGCGCGAAACGACGCGCTTGCGGCCGGAATGCACTACGTCTATATCGGAAACGTTCCGGGTCACGCCGCGGAGAATACATACTGTCACAACTGCGGGAAGATCATCGTCGAGCGGAGAGGGTTCGTGATCCATTCAAACGACATCGTGAACGGGAAATGCAAATTCTGCGGAGAAGGGATCCCCGGGGTGTGGGGGAGAGCAAGTGGATAA
- a CDS encoding alpha/beta hydrolase fold domain-containing protein, with protein MKNLFVIIFLSFSFLTHAVSKEGRSVTGQVEDTDQVVHRQEVYKSVDTIKLTIDIFYTHRSFERENNTAIVFFHGGGWAFGAPSEFFTTCERYARMGIVTFSVDYRLSIDHGQTPNKLISPIECVMDARSAMRWVRENAGKFHIGKNKIVAAGQSAGGHLALCTAMIDEYNEKSDNVSISCRPDAILLFSACVNTVEGWCDRLLADRRNKIWSISPTHNIKGGMPPMIEFHGEYDDQVPIWTVQFFDSAMTKEGNYFEQHTYKGMRHYLGEGNQKYARYFDDGILKLADDFLRKFNLLD; from the coding sequence TTGAAGACACCGACCAAGTGGTCCACCGGCAGGAGGTATACAAGTCAGTCGACACCATCAAACTCACGATCGATATTTTCTATACGCATCGATCGTTTGAACGTGAGAATAATACTGCTATTGTCTTCTTTCATGGCGGCGGTTGGGCCTTTGGCGCCCCGAGCGAATTCTTTACAACGTGCGAACGATACGCGAGAATGGGGATCGTGACGTTCTCCGTAGACTACCGCCTGTCGATTGACCACGGTCAAACGCCGAATAAATTGATCAGTCCGATCGAATGTGTCATGGATGCCAGATCGGCCATGAGGTGGGTTCGGGAAAATGCAGGTAAATTCCATATTGGCAAAAATAAAATAGTTGCCGCCGGTCAGTCTGCGGGAGGCCACCTGGCATTATGCACAGCGATGATCGATGAGTACAATGAAAAATCAGATAACGTCAGCATCAGCTGCCGCCCGGATGCAATCCTGCTGTTTTCAGCATGCGTCAATACAGTAGAAGGCTGGTGCGATCGTTTGCTGGCTGACCGTCGGAATAAAATATGGAGCATTTCTCCAACCCATAACATAAAAGGAGGAATGCCTCCGATGATAGAGTTTCATGGCGAGTATGATGATCAGGTCCCTATCTGGACGGTCCAATTTTTTGACAGCGCAATGACCAAGGAAGGGAATTATTTTGAACAGCATACTTACAAGGGCATGAGGCACTATCTCGGAGAGGGAAACCAAAAATATGCACGCTACTTTGATGATGGGATCCTGAAGCTTGCAGATGATTTTCTCCGGAAATTTAATCTTCTGGATTGA